One stretch of Miscanthus floridulus cultivar M001 chromosome 18, ASM1932011v1, whole genome shotgun sequence DNA includes these proteins:
- the LOC136523717 gene encoding uncharacterized protein, which yields MEEDEVVEIERATPKPQSVRILQKRGEEVVVVEEENTTREIKRLKSAFAGVMTQIEGIARTAKQWHQLMKRMEPLAEENKKLQEALDLSEKTKEEIRATGDCIQGDKKKNGELKSKSEQLDQKCKQLENVSKQKSEQDVELSQLRQTIEQIRQEKAKESERADKLAEELKDYRHKAKAQFDVLVQEAKVQKDNFNTVTTTIKPVLDYVDMELTPCPDGRQQAPDTIIQRCKAAWENFKNFNRDAVMTAATHALVVVRSHYPTVDI from the exons atggaggaggacgaggttgtggagatcgagcgtgccacACCTAAACCCCAGTCCGTCCGGATTCTCCAAAAACGCGGGGAAGAGgtagtagttgtcgaggaagaaaacaccaccagggaaataaagaggttgaaatccgcctttgctggagttatgactcaaatcgag gggatagctcgaacagcCAAGCAATGgcaccaactgatgaagaggatggagcccctcgccgaggaaaacaagaaactccAGGAGGCGTTAGATCTTTCAGAAAAGA CTAAAGAAGAAATCCGAGCAACTGGCGATTGTATCCAAGGAGATAAAAAGAAAAATGGAGAGCTCAAAAGTAAATCCGAGCAACTCGATCAGAAGTGCAAACAACTTGAgaatgtatccaagcagaaatccG AGCAAGATGTGGAACTCAGCCAGCTTCGCCAGACCATCGAGCAAATCCGACAAGAGAAAGCGAAAGAGTCGGagcgagcagataaactggccGAAGAACTAAAAG ATTACCGccataaagccaaggcacagttcgatgtgctggtgcaggaagccaaagtccaaaaagacaacttcaacactgTAACCACCACGataaaaccagtgctcgactacgTCGATATGGAGCTGACGCCTTGTCCTGACGGCAGGCAACAAGCGCCAGATACCATCAtccagagatgcaaggcagcgtgggagaatttcaaaaacttcaaccgcgacgccgttatgaccgccgctactcatgcccttgtggtggttcggtcccactacccgACTGTCGATATCTAG
- the LOC136520935 gene encoding probable transcription factor GLK1: MCADVEECGGGAAGSKEMEEIVVGPVSDLDFDFTVDDIDFGDFFLRLEDDDGDALPDLEVDPAEIFITDFEAIATAAGDGVMDQAVSSVTVLPLADAVHIGAVDPCCPGVLGEDNVVTCEEVEEGKGECNHAEGEEVVAGNGDSGEGGCGTVLGEKSPSSTTSSSQEAESRHKSSNKHSHGKKKAKVDWTPELHRKFVQAVEQLGIDKAVPSRILEIMGIDSLTRHNIASHLQKYRSHRKHMLAREVEAATWTQRRQMYAAGGAPNAVKRPDSNAWTVPTIGFPPPPPPPPPPHPMQHFGRPLHVWGHPTPPTVESPRVPIMWPRHLVPRASPPPSDPAFWHHAYIRGPAHMPGQVTPCVAVPMPAARFPAPPVRGSLPCPPPMYRPLVPPTLDTQLQLQTQPSSESIDAAIGDVLTKPWLPLPLGLKPPSVDSVMGELQRQGVANVPPACG; the protein is encoded by the exons ATGTGTGCCGATGTGGAGGAGTGCGGTGGAGGCGCCGCCGGCAGCAAGGAGATGGAGGAGATCGTCGTCGGGCCTGTGTCAGACCTGGATTTCGACTTCACGGTCGACGACATAGACTTCGGGGACTTCTTCCTCAGGCTAGAAGACGACGACGGAGACGCGCTGCCGGACCTCGAGGTCGACCCTGCCGAAATCTTCATCACTGACTTTGAGGCaatcgccaccgccgccggcgatGGCGTCATGGACCAGGCGGTGTCCAGTGTGACTGTCCTGCCCTTAGCAGATGCGGTGCACATAGGCGCCGTGGATCCGTGCTGTCCCGGTGTCCTTGGCGAGGACAACGTCGTAACGTGCGAAGAGGTGGAAGAAGGGAAAGGAGAGTGCAACCATGCCGAGGGCGAGGAGGTAGTCGCCGGTAATGGTGACTCCGGTGAGGGCGGCTGTGGAACCGTTCTGGGCGAAAAGTCACCGTCTTCGACGACATCGTCGTCGCAGGAGGCGGAGAGCCGTCACAAGTCGTCCAACAAGCACTCCCATGGGAAGAAGAAAGCAAAG GTGGATTGGACGCCGGAGCTTCACCGGAAATTCGTTCAAGCGGTAGAGCAGCTGGGCATCGACAAGGCAGTCCCTTCGAGGATACTCGAGATCATGGGGATCGATTCCCTCACGCGCCATAACATTGCCAGTCATTTGCAG AAGTACCGTTCCCACAGGAAGCACATGCTTGCAAGGGAGGTGGAGGCGGCGACCTGGACGCAGCGGCGACAGATGTACGCTGCcggaggagcccccaatgccGTGAAGAGGCCCGATTCTAACGCGTGGACCGTGCCGACCATCGgcttccctcctcctcctccgccgccccctcctccTCATCCGATGCAACACTTCGGAAGGCCGCTGCATGTCTGGGGCCACCCAACGCCGCCAACGGTGGAGTCACCCCGGGTGCCAATAATGTGGCCTCGGCATCTCGTCCcccgcgcctcgccgccgccatcaGACCCGGCGTTCtggcaccatgcttacataagg GGGCCTGCACACATGCCGGGCCAGGTGACTCCGTGCGTGGCAGTGCCAATGCCAGCAGCG CGTTTCCCTGCTCCACCCGTGAGGGGTTCTTTGCCATGTCCACCTCCAATGTACAGACCTCTTGTTCCTCCAACACTCGATACGCAGCTTCAGCTACAGACACAGCCA TCAAGTGAGAGCATAGATGCAGCAATAGGTGATGTTTTAACGAAACCGTGGCTGCCACTGCCCCTGGGACTGAAGCCCCCTTCGGTAGACAGTGTCATGGGCGAGTTGCAGAGGCAAGGTGTAGCAAATGTGCCGCCAGCTTGTGGATGA